The sequence below is a genomic window from Deltaproteobacteria bacterium.
AGAACGAAACCGAGTTGGCCCATCTTTTCTTTTGGGCGATTCTCTCTGAAGCGCGGGGAAGTGGTGTCTCATCAAATGCTCTTCGTTCCGAAATCCGGTTGACGAACGGCGGGCGAATCGATTTTGGGTTTCGAGCAGTGGAAGCTGGCGTTCCATACGAACTCTTTCTCGAGTTGAAGGTTTGGGTGCGACCGCTGCACGTCAGCCATATGAGTAAAGCCAATGTTGCAACTCGAAAGCGGAACGAATGCATTCGAGATGCGAAGAGGCTTTCCGGCCTAATCACCAATCGTGCATGCCATCACGGCGGATTGTTGGTCTTGGAGCGCAATTCTTCGCATCTGAAGCGGCTTCTTTGCGACCGACTGGTGGAGGCGAATTGCAGCCTCGAAGAGGAGTGGTTTCCGCTGACGCGCTCATCGGCTGGCAACCACCAAGAGCATCTAGGGCTAATCTGGGTGGGCCCTAACACGCCGCTCGATCTGACGGCGGGCATGCAACGTCCTCCAGACGGCACTGCCTCGGTTGCCCGCCGCAGCTCAACGGCATAGCGTTTCGGCGACCGGGCAAGCACGAGAATGAACGTGAAGGTGCTCGATCGGGACGGCGTGCGCATCGTCGAATGCACTGATTCGATCACTCGCGTCGATGACGCGCTCGATCTGATCGCGGCGTGCATCGAGCGCGGTTCGACGCGATTGCTGATCGACTCGCGACACCTGCCCGCGGCGTTCTTCGACCTGCGGTCCAAGTTCGCTGGCGAGTTTCTCCAGAAGCTGCAGAACTACCGACTCCGCGTCGCCGCGGTGTTCCTCTCGGAGCACGAATACGGCGAGAGGTTTTCGGAGTTCTTGTCGGAGGCGAAACGTGGCAACAGTTTTCGCGCCTTCACCGTCCGCACCGACGCGGAAGCCTGGCTCGCCTTCCAGTAGCTGGACCGGGAAGAGCGGACCCTACAAAGCCACGGTGGACCCGACCCGGTTACGCTCGCAAACCCATCCGCTCCTCGCTCAATTGATAGCGCCACTCCTGACACGGGCGTGCGTCTGTGCTAACGCCTCCTCGACAAGCCAGGAGGGCCGCATGCTCAAGTTGCACCATCACCCATTCTCGACGTTCTCCCGCCGCGTGCGCATCGCGCTGATTGAGAAGAACATCGATTGCGAGTTGGTCGAGGTCGACATGATGGCGGGCGCCCACCGCAGCGAGGCGTACCGCAAGCTGAATCCGTACGGGCGCGTGCCGACGCTCGAAGAAGACGGCCTTGTGCTCTACGAGTCGACCGCGATCCTCGAATACCTCGAAGCAACACATCCGCAGCCGCCGCTCGTACCGGCGGACGCGCGCGGACGCGCGCTCGTCGCCATGCACATGAAGCTCTGCGACATCCAACTCGCGCGCCAGACCGGCACGATCATCTTTCCCATGCGCTTCCTGCCGAAGGAACGGTGGGACGAGGCGGCGATGGCGCAGGCGAAGAAGGAGATCGAGAAACACCTCGTCATCCTCGACGCGCAGCTCGCCAGCAAGAGCTACCTCGTGGGCGACCGATATTCGCTCGCCGAGGTCTGCTACGCGCCCTTCGTCGAGTTCTTTCCACTGATGAAGATTGCGCCGCCACCGAACGTCGCCGCCTGGACCAAGAGCCTTCTCGAACGCCCGAGCGCAGTGCAGACCAAGCCGGCCGCTTGAATCCCCGATCCCGTGGGCTGACCTCGTTTCGCGTTGGATGACCGACACCTCGCGAGCGCCGGTGATCCGGGAGAACAGCGAACGGAATAGCTACGGCTCACGCCACCGCGGACGGCTTTCGGCGACGCACGCACCACAGGATCACGATCGGCGCGAGCAACCGAGCGAACGGATGGCTATCGGTCGCGTGACTGTGATTGACGGCACAGCCACCGCCACCGCCAGCCATTTGGGTAGCGTCTGTACCAATCGCGGGGCTGGTGGGGGTCGGCGTGCTGACCGAAGTTCCTGCCTTCAGCGTGTTGGTCGGCGTCCGTGCGGCGAGCGTATCCGTCGCGCGCGGTGTGTTGGTGGGGGTCGGCGTGGGAGAATCTTCTGCGGCTTGCTCAATGTCGAATACTCCGTTGGTCGTCGCTACATACACTGTCGTCGGCCTGTGCGGATCGATTGCCAGCGCATTGATTGTGAGGCTGGTCAGTCCGGCATTGAACTCGCCCCTGCTCGCGCCACCGTCCGTGCTCTTGAACACGCCATCGTTGGTGCCGGTATACACAGTCGTCGGCGTATGCGGGTCGATGGCGATGGTTCGGGTGCCACTTGCGCTTGGCCCGGGCCCAGTCAGGTGCCAATTTCCACCGCCGTCGGTGCTCTTGTACACACCATTCTGTGTTCCAGCGTAGAAGGTGCTGGATGTTACCGGGTCGATCATCACATCAAAGACGTGGAAAATGGCACTGGACGATGGGTTCAAGATGACCTGCCAGGTGGCACCGCCGTCGATGCTTTTCAGAACCCCGCTTGCGCTCCCGGCGTAGAGCGTGCCGGGCAGAGAGAGATCAACTCGAAGCGCGAAGACTAGACCGACAGACGAGCCCTTGCTCCAGGTGCGACCGCCGTCGGTGCTTTTGAAGACCTGGCCATCCCCGTCAGGATAGCTCGCAGCATAGACAGTGGTTGCCGTGGCCGGATCGATCGCGAGTGCGGAAATCACATCGAGAGCGGGCGCCGGAACGTCCCGCAAGATGCTGTCCCAGGTAGAGCCGCTGTTCGTACTCTTGAACAGGCCGCCCGCTGTCCCGACGTAGAGCGTGTTGGGCGTGAGAGGATCGATGGCGAGCGCACGCGTTGCCGCCTCAGTCGACGCCAGGTTGAGCGCCTCCCAGCGATTGCCGCTGTTCGTGCTCTTGAACAATCCCGTCTGCGTCCCGGCGTAGAGCGTGCTGGGCGTAGTGGGATCGATGGCGAGCGCGTTCACCACGCTGCCTTCATCCGGCCCGTGGGTTGTCCAGACATGGAACCCGGCCTGCGCGCTGCCCGCACTGACAACAGCGAAGGCGAGCCACGTAGCGGCGACGCGACGGACAGACCGACTGGAGATGTGAGTGATCATCTGCATGCGGCTACCCTCCTTCAAACTCTTGCACGGGTGGTGGGGCTTCTTGCTTGCCCTCCTTGGTGTCTGGCACCGCTGCCGACAGTCGGTGCTAGGCAATCACGAGCAACTCTACGTCGTGGCAACGCCTGTGCCAGCGTGCAGTCGATGGAAACGTATAAACCGAGCGACGCGCAGAGCGATCACCGAGACAGGATCGCCTCAACCGGCTCTGCCCGTTTTTCAAAGCAGATGTAAGAGTTTCAATTGGGGTACGCTGCAGACGCTGCAATCGAGCGGATTGCTCGCTTGATCGAGTCGGCGCGACGCTTGCCGTCCGGGACGGCTTTGATTGTTATTCGTACGTCCGGATTTCGATGAGATGCCGGCTCGGGTCGAAGAAGTAGAGGGCCTTTCCCATGCCCTTGGCGCCCATTTCTCTTCCCGGTCCCTTCATGCTGCCGACGGCATCGAACGCGTCGCCGAATTCGATTCCCACCGCCTTCACACGGTCGAACACCGCTTCGAACTCCGCACTCGACATCGCAAACGCGAGGTGATCTCCACCCTGCGTGCCCCACGGTGCGAGTTGAATCGTCAGCGCCGGAGTGACGCGGACAACGGTGAACGGGCCGTCGCTGCCTTCGAGAGCGAATCCGAGAATCTCAGCGTAGAACTTCGCGCTCGCCTGAACGTCCCCTACCGCCAAGATCAAGTGATCGAGTTCTGCCATCACCCAATCCTCCCTGCCTTCATCGATCGAGGCGCGCGGGTTGCCCGCGCTGGTTGAGGAGTTGCGCTAGCGCGTCGATCTGCTCCCGTTGCAGCGCCAGTAGTTCCGCCCATTGTTGTTCGCGCAGGGCATCCATCTTTTGGTGCAGTCCGAGTATCTCCAACTCGGCCTTCAAGTTCACTTCGTAGTCGTGGGAGGCATCCATCCGGTCCTTCGCCGCCTGCCGGTTCTGCGACATCATGATGACCGGCGCTTGTAACGCCGCGAGCATGGAGAGGAACAGATTCAACAGAATGTAGGGATACGGATCAAACGCCTCCGCGCGCGCCCCCAGAATGAACGAGTTCACGATCACCCACACCACCAACACAAAACCAAAGAGCATGATGAAGGTCCACGAGCCGCCGAACGACGCCACGTGATCCGCCAAGCGCTGGCCAAAGGTGAGCCGTCCTTCGAACTCTTGATTGATGTTGCGGCTGATGTGCATGCGCTCCGCGATCTGCCGTATCACGCGCTGCTCACGCTCCGTCAGCTTCTCGAATCCGGTGCGCAGCAACTTCTGCGCAAGCTCTCTTACGTGGTTGTTCATCGCATTCTCTCCCTTCCCGATGCGCTGGAGACGATCAACGCGTAGATCACAGGGTCACTAGTTCGGTGATTCTAAACGGGATCGGCGCGGTCGAGCAAACGCACTTCGCCGCGCCGTCCGTCGACTTCGATGAGGTCGCCGGTCCTGATGATCTGCGTCGCCGGGCCGACGTTGACCACGGCCGGGATGCCGTACTCGCGCGCCACAATGCTGCCATGGCTCAGTGCGCCACCGAGGTCCATGACGATGGCCGCCGCCGGCAGAAAATACGGCGTCCAACCGGGGTCGGTGAATGGAGCGACGAGAATCTCTCCCGCCAGCACGCGTTCCTCGCTGTCGGCGCGCAGGATGACGCGCGCACGGCCAGTGACGACGCCGGGGCTAACGGCCAGTCCGCGCAGCACGGAGGTCGGAGCGGCGCTCGCGGGCCGCATGGTATGACGGCGCGGATCGAAGCGGCCCACGATAACCGGGGCCGGAGTCAGCGCAACGTTCTCGACGTACTCCGCGCGTCGCTTGGCGACCAGGATACGAGGGTCAAATGTCGCTTCGCCATGAACCACAGCGGCAAGCTCTGTCAGATCGAAAAACAACACGTCGTCGCGCTCCGCCACAACGCCACGAGCGGCGAGCCGCGCACCAAGTTCGAGCAGCGTCGCCCGCGCCACCGCGATGCGTCGGACCGCTTCGCTCTTCACATTCTCGCGCAGCGCCAGCCCACCTTGCGCGCGTTTGAGCAACCAACCAAACACGCGTCCTCGCACGGGGCCAAGTCGGCGCTCGCACGCGCGCGTGAGCACGGCCCGGTCAACGGAACGCTGTCGATGGGTTGCAACTGGGCTGGCCGCTTCACTCGCCAGGTAGCTACGCAGCAAGGACAACACGTAGTCAGGTTGTTCGCGCCAGCGCGGCACGGCCACATCAACCTCGACGCGCGTGTGGTGTCCGTGTTGCGCCATGAACGCGTCCCACTGCGCGATAAACGCTCGGCCCCCTTCACCCTCCGCGAGCGCGGCGCGGACACTCGCAAAGGACGCTCCGGCGGCGAATACTTGGCTCGGTAGCGCGCGCGCCGTTTCGGCCAAGCGCCACAAATCCAAACCGGCTTCGGCCGAATCGAGGCCACCCACGCCTGAAAGCAATCGGCTGACGATCGCACCATCTGCATCGCCGAGCCAACGCCGACAGATCGTCTCCAATGGCGCGCCACACGCCAGGCCAGCGAGCGAGTAGATGAATCCCTCTCCGAAGGTGTCGAAGTCATCGAACGCGTGATCGAGATGCGCGAGCAATGCCGCGTCGCCCATCGTCGTCAAATCGTGCCGTTCGAGCGCGGCGGTCGCGCTGCGCAACTGGGCGAGCAGCGAGCCGCCGCGCGCGCTCAGGTGGCGCAGAAACCAGACCAGGGTGGACGGCAACCGCACGATCATCCGCCAGCCCGACACATTGAGCGCGGGCAAGTCTCGCCGCGTCAGTTGGGCGAGCGCGGATGCCAATTGCTGATCCCCGCCAAAGGTCTGCACCGCGTCGACGCGGAGAAATCGCACGCTCGACAGCGCCGCCATGATCGTATTCATGTTGAAGTAGGCGCGACCCGCCACCAACCCAACGAGTGCATTCTGTTCGAGGTGGAACGCCAGCCGCGAGAACACGACCCGCAGCAGTGCGTCGACCAGGCGACTCACCACCGAGAAGGTCATGGGAGTCAGCACATCGGGGAGGATCTCGCCGGTGTTGGTGTTCGCCCACACTTGACGGTCGGCCGGATCATCCGTACCGAGCCCGGCCGTCACTGCACGCGCTTGCAAGAGAAAGATCTCGCCATCGGCGATCGCCCACTCGATGTCCTGCGGACCGCCGAATGCGCGCTCGATAGCGACCCCCAACTCCGCTAGCCGACGGGTCTGCGCAGCATCGAGACAGGGCCGCTGGGCTCGCTCGGGTGCTACGGATTGCTCCCGCGTGCCGCCCGCGCCGTCCATTTCGAAGGACTGCACCAACTCGAAGGGCTGCACCGCCGCGTGCTGCTCGACGACGGCGAGCGTGTGCTTGTCAATCACGAATCGCGCCGGCGTCACACGCCCGGATACGAGCACCTCGCCCAAACCGAACACCGCTTCGATCACGACGCGGTCGCTGCGTGCCGCCACGGGGTCGCAAGTGAACAGCACGCCGGAGACCTCTGCAGGTACGCAGCGCTGCACAACCACCGCCATCGTCACATCGTCCGAGAGCCCGTGCTGTGCGCGATACGCCGCCGCGCGCTCGCTCCACAAAGACGCCCAGCACTGGCGCACTGCTCGACCGCATGCCTCCATGCCGGCGACGCCGAGTACGGTATCGTGTTGACCCGCAAATGAATGTCCCGCGCCATCCTCCGCGGTTGCGGATGAGCGCACCGCCAACGACTCGGCGCCGAGCGTGCGCATGGCCTCGCCGATTTGTGCGGCGAGCTGCGCGTCGAGCGGCGCTCCCATGATCGCCGCGCGCAACGCCCTGCCCCGCATCGCGCCATGCACATCGACCCGCGCCAGGTGTGCGCGATACGCCTGGGTCGTGACCACGAACGCCGGCGGCACCGGCACTCCGAGATTCATCAGACGGACAAGACTGGCGGCCTTGCCGCCGAGTTGCTCGACCGCCGCGTCAGGGGTCGGAAGCGGGACGATCACGCCGCTCACGTTCGTCGAGCGCATGGCGGGTGAGACGAACGCGCGCGGCGACAATTCATCTGGTCAACTGAGCGCCGCCCGCGTAGTGCCCCCTCGATGCGTCGCCCTTCGATACGAGGCCTTCGGCTTCTACTCCGGACGACTCCTCGGGGAAGCGGTTCCTCTTCACCTACGTTCCACACTCCGTTTGCCCGAGTAGATCGCGAAGCGATCGTATCGAGGGCCCTTCGTTTGAAGGTCTCGCTGAATCGAATCTCTATCGTTCACGGCTTCGGAATTCGCAACGTCTTGCTGATCATCAGACTTCCCGACAGCGCGAACAGCAGCGACACGAGGTGCATGCGGATACCGAACGGCTGCACCGGCAGCAACGCCTCATTGCGGTAGAGGATCAGCAGAAGCCCGAGCGGTACGATGCTGGTCGGGATCGGCGTGCCCTCGAAGTGCGTGACCTTGCCGCCCTCGCCGGCCAACTCCTCTGCTGTGATGTTGAAGCGCGCGAGCCGGCTGAGCCCGCACACGGCGAAATAGATGAGCAAGGCCTGATCCAACGCGGTGTTCAGGCCGACCGCGAAGGCAATCGCAGCGGGCGCGACACCAAACGAGATCACATCGGCGAGCGAGTCCATCTCGCGGCCCATCGGCGACGCCTTGTGACGCCAGCGTGCGACCCGTCCATCGAGCAGGTCGAACACGATCGCCAAAGGAACCAGGACGACCGCCACGTAGAGCTGCGCCGTCTCATGGCTCGCCACAAATCGCATCGCGTGAAACACCGCCGCGATCCCACAGCATCCGTTCGCGATCGTCAGCAGATCCGCGAAATGAAAACCGCGAATCATCGAAAAATGTTTTGGCTGCGCCCGCTCCATAGTCGCCCCCCTCCGAGCAGGGGGACTATACGTGCGGATGCGGCGGAAGTGGAACCGCCGCGACGCGGGTCGGACCCGCGAGCACGGCGCTGGATGACGTTAGCCGGCGGCCCGCGCCAACGCCGGCGACTCGGTCGCGGGAGTCTCCGTAGGGCGGCGCGGCGCGTCGAGCAAACGCCGATGCCACGCGGCGATGCCGCGCCGCAGGTACTCCGGATTGATGTCGAGCGTCTCGCTGATGTTCTCGAAGGAAAACACCCCTTCGTTGCTGGGGCACGCGATCCATTCGACAGCCTCGGCGAACAACTCACGGCCGATGCGGTCGTCGGCGACGATGTACTTGCGGTAGTCGTCGAGCGCATTTTCCAACACGGCCAACATCAGGCGTTTCTCGTTCGAGAGCGCCGCCCGGCGGCGGCGTGCCGCAACCAGTTGGTCGGTGATCAAGACATCCGGTTCAAACAAGCCGCGATCACTCATTCCGTGTGCTCCCTATCCGTAACATTGGGGCGGCGTGCTGCCGGCACCGCGAGGCCATGCGGTGGCCATTTGGTCGAGCTGATGACGAAAAGACCGTGGAGGCCCGCTCTGGGCCTCCACGGGAATTCGTTACAGCTTGGTAACGTTGGACGCTTGCGGTCCCTTTTTGCCTTGGGTCACGTCGAAACTGACCTTCTGGCCTTCGTCGAGACTGCGGTAGCCTTCGCCGACGATCGCGGTGTGGTGAACGAACACATCGACACCATCGTCGCAGCTGATGAAGCCAAATCCCTTCTCGGCATTGAACCATTTCACTGTTCCTTGAGCCATGCGCTTCCTCCTTTCTTGCTTTATTCGTCACTGGGAAGCTGCTGGATCCGGAACGCGATAGTGATTGCGTATAAGCGAGCCGAAGAGCTGTGCTCCGCGGCTCCAAAGGAACTGCTGTTTCTCCCCGTTGAGACTGCGCACGTTTCTAACCGACTTGCGGCCGAAGTACAAGATCGAAATGCAATTCGACCCTGGCCCGGGAACCGAGGCGGAATTGCGCCCGCGCCGCCCAAGATGCCGCGGATGTTGCCGCGGATGATGCCGAACCCCCATCCCCGCCCCGGGACGCACCGCCGTGCGCCCCTACGAGATTCTGCCTTCTCGTCCGTGGGTGGGCACGGCGTGCGCCCTCCGCCGGTCGCTGCCACTGGACGACCCCTCTTCGTTCATTGGCCCACCACAGGAGCGCCGGGCTTGTCTGAGCCGGATTTCGAAGGACGATAGCGATATGCAAGTAGCGTTGCCGACACGCGTCGAAGCCGATACAAGCGCGAGGTGGCTGTCGACACGTCGCCGGACCTTCCCGCCGCATGATTCCGCAACGTTGGATTGAAGCGTACCTGCGCTTCCTGCTGCGCCACCGCGGGGCGATCGCGCTGCTCGTCGCCCTCATCACCGGCGCCTTGGCTTACCAGCTGAAGGATCTCCGGCTGCACTCGGACTTCTTCGACTTCTATCCCCGCCGCCACCCGTACATTCAGTTCTACAACGAGTTCCGCCAGATGTTCGGCACACCGAACATCATGAGCGTCATCCTCGAAGTGAAACAGGGCGACATCTACAACCCCGAGACCCTGCAAAAGCTCGATCGCATCACCAAGTTCATGATCTACACCAAGGGCGTCGTGCCGTATCAGATCACGTCGATCGCGCACCCCAGCGTGCGCAGCGTCGTCATCTCGAGCGCCGGCAACATCAGCATCCGGCCAATCTTCTATCCGGGCGTGCCGCAGACCGAACACGACGCCGATCGCGTCCGCTTCTCGGTCTACCAAAACCGCGCCGTGCGCGGCATCTACACGGCCAACGACGACACTGCCGCCGTGGTCCACACGGCATTCTGGGAGGAGGCGCTCGACTTCGGCTACCTCTACGACCACATGATGGAGCTCAAGCGGACCGAAGAAGACGCCAATCACCGCATCTACATCACCGGCTTCCCGTGGTTGTACGCCTCGGTGCTGCGCTACACGGGCGAACTGAACTACATCTTCGCCTACACGGTGCTTGCGCTGTCATTCCTCCTCTACGCGTACTTCCGCACCTGGACCGGTATTTGGGTACCGATCTTCTCCGGGCTGCTCTCGAGTATCTGGGGTCTCGCGTTCGCAGCAATGCTCGGGTTCAA
It includes:
- a CDS encoding DUF4180 domain-containing protein; this encodes MNVKVLDRDGVRIVECTDSITRVDDALDLIAACIERGSTRLLIDSRHLPAAFFDLRSKFAGEFLQKLQNYRLRVAAVFLSEHEYGERFSEFLSEAKRGNSFRAFTVRTDAEAWLAFQ
- a CDS encoding glutathione S-transferase family protein, producing the protein MLKLHHHPFSTFSRRVRIALIEKNIDCELVEVDMMAGAHRSEAYRKLNPYGRVPTLEEDGLVLYESTAILEYLEATHPQPPLVPADARGRALVAMHMKLCDIQLARQTGTIIFPMRFLPKERWDEAAMAQAKKEIEKHLVILDAQLASKSYLVGDRYSLAEVCYAPFVEFFPLMKIAPPPNVAAWTKSLLERPSAVQTKPAA
- a CDS encoding VOC family protein, with the protein product MAELDHLILAVGDVQASAKFYAEILGFALEGSDGPFTVVRVTPALTIQLAPWGTQGGDHLAFAMSSAEFEAVFDRVKAVGIEFGDAFDAVGSMKGPGREMGAKGMGKALYFFDPSRHLIEIRTYE
- a CDS encoding DUF1003 domain-containing protein translates to MNNHVRELAQKLLRTGFEKLTEREQRVIRQIAERMHISRNINQEFEGRLTFGQRLADHVASFGGSWTFIMLFGFVLVVWVIVNSFILGARAEAFDPYPYILLNLFLSMLAALQAPVIMMSQNRQAAKDRMDASHDYEVNLKAELEILGLHQKMDALREQQWAELLALQREQIDALAQLLNQRGQPARLDR
- the pssA gene encoding CDP-diacylglycerol--serine O-phosphatidyltransferase, whose amino-acid sequence is MIRGFHFADLLTIANGCCGIAAVFHAMRFVASHETAQLYVAVVLVPLAIVFDLLDGRVARWRHKASPMGREMDSLADVISFGVAPAAIAFAVGLNTALDQALLIYFAVCGLSRLARFNITAEELAGEGGKVTHFEGTPIPTSIVPLGLLLILYRNEALLPVQPFGIRMHLVSLLFALSGSLMISKTLRIPKP
- a CDS encoding cold shock domain-containing protein, yielding MAQGTVKWFNAEKGFGFISCDDGVDVFVHHTAIVGEGYRSLDEGQKVSFDVTQGKKGPQASNVTKL